Sequence from the Paraburkholderia acidiphila genome:
CATCGCGGTCGACGGCCAGGTGCTCACCACCTCGCAGCCCCTGCCCGCCGACGACGCCGGCCGCGCGCGCCTGCTCGCGGTGCGGCCGGAGGCGATCCGTCTGGAAGCGCCAGCGGCCGGCCGTAATTCGCTCGCGGCGACCGTCGAGGACATCGACTTTCTCGGTGCGGTGGTGCGTATCCGCGCGCGCGTGAAGGAAGCCGTTGTTTCGCTGGACGTTTTCAACGACCCGAACCACGCATTGCCGCAACGCGGTCAGCGCGTCGCGCTCGGCTTTTCACATGAGAATCTGCTCGTGCTGGAAGAGGGCGCGTGAGCACGCCAACCACTACGAACGAGGAGGTCGCGCCGCCGTTGCCGCCGCCCGGTCCGTGAGCTTGCCGACCAGCGCATTCGCCACGAGCTCCTCGCCGATGATGACGTCGGATGCTCCTGCGCTTTCGAATAGCCCTTTTCTCAAGGGGTTTTCGCTGGGCACGACAATCGCAAGCGAAGCATTGAGCGTGTGCGCCAGCAGCGTGATCGCCAGATTGTTGTTGCTGTCGGGCGTTGTCACGATCAGCGCTTTGGCGCTTTCGAGCCGCGCGCGCTTGAGCACGTCGTCGAATACGTCTGGCGGCCCCAGGACCACCATCAGTCCACGATCCGCCGCCCGGTGAGCCTGCTCGTGATCGCCCACGACGACGAGCACCGTCTGACCCGCTTCGCGCAGGCGGTTTGCGACCAGTTCGCCAAGCGAATGAAATCCCACCACCACAACGTGATTCGCCAAACGTTCGAGCTTGCGTTCCATATGCCTGTTCTCCCGATAAGCCATCACATCGTCGCTCGATAGCATGCCGGTGAGCCGGGAAACCGCGAATCCGCCGATCACCATCGTCGCGGACATGGCCAGCAGCATGAAGGTCTTCTGACTCTGATTGAACTCCGTGAAGTCACCGAGTGTCGTGACGAGATTGAAGCCGTCCCAAAGGGCCGTAAAAACCTTGTCGGAGACGGGTGCGCTGGACTGGTCGAGCAGGGCCAGTCCAGTGGCGGCGCCAGCGAGCAACAGAACGAGAAGCGCGACGGTCAGGCGCACCTGGCGGCGCCATTCCCGAATACGGAGGCCTCCGAGGCGGGGCTCATGAACACGGAAGATCCACATCGTTCCCTCCGGACCAGGCGGAGATCGACTGGCGGTCGTGCATTGCACAAGACCGCCCCCCTGTGACACCTGACGCATCAATCGGCCGTTCAGCGCCAGGTTCGGCTGCCCACGGACGGCCGCAGGCGGCCGAGTGCCGCGCGACGCGGCCGGCCTGTCGGCGATTCCCCAACAATCGTTCAGCCACGTGATGGCCGCGCCCAAACTCGCCTCTTCGCGCTGCACGGTGGGCCGGGCTTTGCGCGGATTGTGCCCCGATGGCATGACATCTGCATAGTGTGCCTCAAGCGGCGGGTGGCTGGCCGCTTGACGCTTCCTGCAACCGTCCTCTCCGAGGAGACCCATCATGACTACGTTGACCATCCACGATCTTCAGAAGTCGGCAGAACTCGATCACGAGGCAATGGCCAGGGTTCAAGGCGGGCGGAATAAAGTCATCGGCTCGCACCCCGGCTCGCTCCTTACGTCCGCCGACGGCGACCCTGTCGCCGTGTATGTCGACGGTGTGCTGGAAAACTCCGTCAACGACGGCTACTACCACGGCTGAGCGACCAGCGACCGATGAAACCGGGGAGGCTGACGTGGACCCAACGTGGCTGTGTACCGCTGCCGGCGCGCTCGTGCTTGTTGTCGCCCTGGCTGGCGTGACGGCGCACTACCTTCGTGAGCATCGCCGGGCCGATCTTCTGCGCAATTTCGATCACCATGCATGGTGGCAACGCAATCACGGTGCAGCCCGCATGTCAGGCGGATCGCATGCGCAACGCAGGGCAGTACGAACAAGCACGTGGCGGACGCTAAACGAAGGATGAGCTACCCACATCTGGCCTCCATCGACTGACGGAGGCGATCGGGGGCGCAGGATAAACAGAGCGAGAGCATATTGCGCCTGCGCATGATTTCGACCCGGTCCTGCTCGAAGCGAAGGTGCCCGCTTCGAGCAGGACCTCGTTCGATAGAGGAGGAAATAAGCGAAGTGAAGCGGCTTTTTTGTGCAGACAAGAAAGCTTGATGCACCCCACATGACAATTTTCGAGGTAGCCCATCATGAAATCGCTTGGTCAAACATTCGTTATCCTTATCATTGCGTCGGCTCCGGTTGCTTCTTTCGCGCAATCGAACACCGCCGTGACGCCTGAGCAGGTCCGCGCGGAACTCGTGCAACTGGAGCAGGCCGGCTATCGCCCAGGTGACGGCGACAACACAAACTATCCTGCCGATATCCAGGCCGCCGAAGCGCGCGTGGCCGCGCAGAATGGCGGGACCAGTTACGGCGGGGCGGTTGGCGGGGCGTCGGCGTCCGGTGCGCCCACGGCCGCGGCTGGTGACGGCTTGAAGCCAATCTACTTCGGTCAGTAATTCATGGCGTTGGCGAAGCCCTTCCTCCGAGCGGAGGGGCTTTGTCCGGGTTCGCCACCTCCGGCGAAATGAGGGCCGGACTTGCGGGCCCATTGCAGGAAACCGGAAAAATTGCGACGATTCTGGATTGCCCGGGCACGCGAATTGCGCAGAACTCTTGAAAACGCTTAACCCTCGCTCATCGACTGACATGGGGTCTTTGACGTCATCGCTCCGCTATCTGGGAGTCTTCGCAATCTGCGCCCTGTTTGCGGCCTGCGGACAGATCGCGACCAAACAGTCTGCATGTACTGCGGACGCCTGCCACGCGCGGCACGAGGTGGTGCAGTCCGGCGAGGCATCCTGGTATGCGGAGAAATTCCAGGGGCGTCAGACCGCCAACGGCGAACGCTTCGATCCCGGCGCATTGACGGCTGCGCATCGCACATTGCCACTCGGCAGCTATGTGCGCGTCAGGTCGATGGCAACCGGAAAGTCGGTTGTCGTGCGCATCAACGATCGCGGACCGTACGTCAAAGGCCGCATCATCGATCTCTCTTATGCTGCGGCGAAGACCCTGGGTTTGACGGATGCACGGTCGATGCGAGTGCGGATCGAACGCGTGGAGAACGCGCAGAGCGCGCAGTCAGAGTCGGACGGCGGCGGAGTGCTGACGACCGGAAGGTGACATGAGGCGTGGTTCGCATCACGCCACGCGCCGGTCGCCACAGCTTCATCCAGCGGTTTGAGCGGTGTTCGCGCTACGCTGCCTGAAATGGCCAGGCTTGAGCGCCATGACCGCCACGAGACTGAGCGCAATGCCGATCATCACATAGAGCACCGGCGCCAGCGGCGAGCCCGTGAGCGCGATGAGCCACGTCACGAAGGTCTGTGCAAAGCCGCCAAAGATCAGGACAACGACGTTATTGACCACGGCGAGCGACGTTGCACGCGTGCGCTTGGGGAACATCTCGGCAAGCGTGGTGCAATAGACGCCGAGGAAGGTTGCGCTGAGCACGCCGATCACGATCTGCGTGACGAGGAGCCGCGGCACGGACGGCGCCGCCACGACCCACGCATAGAGCGGATAGATCGCCACCAGGTAGGCGCCAAGCGACCCGACCAGCAACGTTTTGCGGTCGTAGCGGTCGGAGAGCGCCCCAGCGATCGGCGTGACGATCAGCATGACGATGGCCGCGATCATTTGCACCATGAAGCTTTCCGAAACGGGCAGCTTGAGAACCTGCTTCGCGTAGGTGACGGTGTAGCCGAATGTGACGTAGAACGTCACGGTGCTCGCCACTACCATACCCATGCCGATCAGATAGTCGGACAGCCCGCGCTTGACGGCGGCCACCTCTGTCGACCGGGCACGCGGCATTGCATGGATGCGCGCATAGGTCTCGCTTGCGTGGCGGCGCAGGTAGACGGTCAGCGGCGCAATCAGCAGGCCCACCGCGAACGGGATGCGCCAGGCGCCCGCGAGCTGCTGCTCGGGCGTGAACACCTGCGTGACCACCATGCCGAGCGCGGCGCCCAGCATCGTCGACATGAGTTGTCCGCTCATCTGCCACGAGCCGAAAAAGCCGGTGCGATTCGGCGGCGCCAGTTCGATCAGGAACGCCGTGGACGTACCGAATTCACCGCCGATCGAAAATCCTTGCAGGAGCCGGGCCGCGAGCATCAGGAACGGTGCCGCGAGACCGGCCGTCGCGTAGGTCGGCGCGAAGGTCATGATCGCGGCGGCCAGCGCCATGATGCCCATGCCGAGCGTCATGCCCGCCTTGCGGCCAAATTTATCGGCATAGAGGCCGAGCAGCACACCGCCCACGGGCCGCATGAAAAAGCCCGCGCCGAACAGGGCCGTGGTCAGCAGGATCGCGTTCAGATCCGCGCCCGCTGCGCCATGCGAGACCGGAAAAAACAGCTTGCTGATGATGGGCGTCATCGCTGCGAAGATGGTGAAGTCGAACCACTCCATCGCATTGGCCAGCACGGCGGCCACGATGACGGGCTTGATGCCTGGTTGAGTGTCCATCGGTTATCCCCGGGTATTGGTTGAAGGACGGTCCAGCAGGGTTCGGTCAGGCGGCGGTTGCCGGCTCGGGAAACACGGGTTCGCCGAGATTGAGCATCAGCCGGTTCGCCCACGCGAAAATAGCGATCGAGTGGATCAGGTCGAGCATTTCGGCGTCGGTGAGACCGGCCTCGCGCAATGCCTGCAACTGGTCCTGGCCGATCCCGTTCGGCGACTCGGTCAGCGCAGCGGAGAAACGCGCGATCGCCTCTTCGCGCCTTGTCGTCCCGGCGCTGTGAGGATCGGCGAACACCTGGCGGATCACATCGTTGCGCCTGGCGAGCTGCTCGAAACGCTGGGCATGCACGGATGCGCAATACACACAGCCGTTGAGCCGCGAAACCACAATGGTCGACAGTTCACGCTCAGCGCGAGGCAAGCCGCCGGGGGCGTACATGATCGCGTTGAACGCGGCGGAGCGCTGCCGCAGGATTTCGGGTTGATGGACGAGGAATCGGTAGTAGTCCGAGACTTTTGCCTTGGGATGGCTTTCTTCGAGAACCGCGATCTGGTCCGCCGTGGCATGATCGAGATCGACCACGTCGAGCCACGCGTCCCATTCCAGCGATTCGTTCGTGAAGCCGTGCGAACGGATGATGTCGGTCATGATGCGCGCTCCAACTGCTTGAGGGCTTGCAGACCCGCGACGAGGCGCGTCTGGTACGACAAAAAGGCGATCAGCTGCGCGAGCGCGACTATGGCGGGCGTCGTCAAACCGGCGGCGGGCAGCGTCTGCAGCGCGGCCTTGTCGCCAGCGACCGGATTTTCGATCAGCGTGCGCGTGAATGCGAGGATCGCGCGCAGGCGCGGGGCAGAGAGGTCCTCCGGTGCACCTGTTTCCACGGCGGCGAGCGTCACCGCATCGACTTCGTGCGCGGCCAGTTCCGCGCGATAGTGGGCAACGAGCGCCGGGGAGGGCGCGAGCCGGCTCGCATAGAGCGCGACGAGCAAGCGTTCGACGAGCGTGAGGCCGCCGAGTGCGGGATCGAACAGCGCGACGTAGCTGCCTTGGGTCGCTTCCACGACCTTGGCGCGCTGGTGCCGCAGTGCATGCGTGGTCGAGCCGGGCGTCAGGTCGGCGACGCGATCGATGATGTCGCCGTCAGTGTCGTATGTCATGGTCAACTCCGGAAAACTGCAGATTCACACGCTCATTTCGCTTCGCGCTCGGCGAGCGCCGGCGGCGGTGGTGCAGGCGCCCATTCGTCGCCCTCGACTTCCGGCTCGGCGAACGCCGCCATGTTGGCGTAATGCAGTTCGGCATCCTCACGATAGAACGTCGCGACGAGCCCCTGTGCGAGCCGCTTCGCGCCTTCGCTGACGGCCGGGATGTCGCCCGACAGCGCGCCGTGCGAAAGCGTCGCCGGCGCGCAAAAGCAGTGAATGCGCTCGAGTCCGGGGCACGCGCCGGGCGTCTTTTCCTGAAACTCGAAAGCCGGTCCGAGGTCGGGCGAGTCGGCAAGCTCGATGTCATCGTCGCCCGCGGGCGGCGCGTAGCGGTCTTTCCACGCACGCACGTGGCGTGCGAACGGCGCGAATTCGGGGCGGCTCGCCAGATCGATACGAAAGCCGGTTGCGAACACGATGAAGTCCAGCACGAAGACACCCTTCGGCGTGCTTACGTAGAGTTCGTCGTCCAGCTGCTCGATACCGGTGACTGGCGCGCCGAGGTTGAAGCGGGCGTTGGCGTGGCGCGAGACGCGCAGCGTACTGCCGCGCGGCGGCGGCACCTGTTGCACGTTGATGTAGTGGCGAATGCGCCATTTCCAGTCATCGGAAAGCGCGACATGGCCGTGGGTGAGGCCCGGATTACCCGCGCCCTTACCCTTGTTGATGCGCGGAATGTCCGCGCGGCGAATCAGCAGATCGACCGAGGCCGCCCCCGCTTCGAGCGCCGTTGCCGCGCTGTCCATGGCCGACGCCCCCGCGCCGACGACGCCGACACGCTTGCCGCGCAGCGTGCCGTAGTCCAGCACATCGGACGAGTGCGCGTAGAAGCGGCGTGGCAGATCGCGCGCGAATGCAGGCGTGGATGGGCCACCCAGGCCGTCGCGGCCCGTCGCGAGAACGACGTGGCGCGCAAACACAGTCTCGCTGCCGGCGGGGCTCGTGACAGACAGCGCGACGCCGCCGTCCGCGCGCGGGGTGATCGCGGTGACCCGGTGTTCGTTGCGCACGTCGATATCGAGGACATCGCGATACCAGCGCAGATACTCCATCCATTGCAGGCGTGGGATCTTGTCGAGCGCCTCCCAAGCCTCTATACCGAACTGCGCTTCGAACCACGCGCGAAACGTGAGCGAGGGCAGGCCGAGCGCGGGGCCGGTGAGCTGCTTAGGAGAACGGAGTGTTTCCATGCGCGCCGTGGTAGCCCATGGGCCTTCGAACCCACGCGGCGACTGATCGTAGATGACGGCGTCGATGCCGAGATGGTCAAGCGCGGCGGCGAGCGCAAGCCCCGCCATCCCGCCGCCGACAATCGCCACATTGACCACGGAGCGGCCGTCGTGGGTGCGTTCGGGTATCCAGCGCTTCGCGGGCAACTCGAGCCACGCGAGATCCTCGCGCAGCCGGGTTTCGAGCGCGGCGAGACCTGCGGACGATGAGGGGGTCGGATTCATTACGGCAAGGCTTCCTTGTTGACAGGCAGGTCGCCATACAGCGACTGCAGGACTTGGGCGTGCTCGGCGCTCGCGCGCAGCGTGAAATCGGGCAGCACGGCGCGCGCTGCGTCGGCGAGCGCGTCGATGAGCGTCGCGGCGACGGGGGATAGCGCGATGGCGTCGCGCGAGATCACGCCAAAGAAATACGGAATGTCGGCGTCGATCGTGCGGATCGCGACCCCGGCAAGCGGCATGCCGTAGGCCGTGACCGGTTCGAGTACCGAAATGCCGAGACCGGCGCGAACGGCGGTCAGCGCGTTCATCGACGAATTCGTTTCGATCAGTCGCGCTGGCGTGACGTCCGCCTGCGCGAACGCATGGTCGAGGCGGCGGCGCAGACGATAGGGGTTCTGCATGGTGACAATGCGCCGGCCCTCGCAGGCCGAAAGCGGCAACCGGTCATGGCGCGCGAGAGGATCGTCGTCGCGCAGCGCCGCCACGCACGCGGATTGGCCGATCCAATGCAGAACCACGCCGCGGTGTTCGAGCGGCAGGCTCGCCACGCCAATGTCGGCGGCGCCGGTCAGGACATCGTGCACGACCTGCTCGGGGGGCAGGCTGCGCAGCTGGATTGTCTGCGCGGCGCCGGCGAGTTCGGTGTTCGCGAGCGCGGCAGGCACGAGGCCGGCGGCCAGCGCGGACGTGGCGGCGATGCGCAGCGGCCGGGTTTCGCCGCGGCCAATCTCGCCGGCACGCTTCTGGATCTGATGGACGCCCGTTAGCACGTGCTCGACGTCCTCATAGAGCAGGATGCCTTGCTCGGTGGGCGTGACGCGCGGGCCGTTGCGCGTGAAGAGCGCATAACCGATCTCGGTTTCGAGCTCCTGGATCAGCCGCGTGATCGCTGGCTGCGAGCGCCCCAGCAGGCGGCCGGCGGCGGTGACGCTACCGGTCGTGATCACCGCGGCGAAGGCTTCGAGCTGGCGTAGTTCCATCGTCCAGTTGGCGTCGAGGTGCGCAAGAATTCAGAATTCACATTCTGACTGGCAAAGAATGTGTTTTTCAAATAATGGATTTTTATATCGTTATTCCGGGGGAGCGAAAGAGGGGTTTGCCCCAGGACGGCTTATCTCAACCGCGCAGAGGTCGCAATGCTTCCTGGGAATATCGGCCGCGCAGTGTGGTGGCGGCCGTTCGAGCGTTGTTCGGCGTGAACACCGGCGCGGCGGCGTTCGTGACATCGGGCTGCTATCGGGCAGGTCGCGTTCTATGCCGGAATGAACATGCCCACGGCTGCCACGGCCATCAGCACAGTCGCAGTCCATCCGCCAAATCTAAGGATTCCTGATATTGCGTATTTTCCCATCAGGCGTTGACTGGTGCCCATCAACATGACGACGATCATGACGGGTACAGCAGCAAGACCGTTGGCGACAGCGCTCCAGTAAAGCGCTTTCACGGGGTCGAGGTGGCAGAAGGTCATCGCGACGCCGCCCAGAATGGCCACGACGATTACGGAATAGAACTCGCGCGCCAGCGTGAGATGTAGAGACAGGCTATTGCGCCAGCGGAACGCGCCGGCCGCGCCGTAGGCCGCCGAACCGGCAAGCACGGGCAGGGCGAGTAGCCCCGTTCCCACGATGCCCGCGGCGAACACCAACGCAGCGAAACGACCGGCAATGGGCGCGAGCGCCTTCGCCGCATCGGCGGACGTCTGGATGCTGATATTGTGAACGTGCAGCGTGGCGGCTGCGGTCAACATGATGAAGAATCCCACGCCGTTCGAGACGCCCATGCCGACCCACGTGTCGACGGTGATCCTGTCGAACTGGCGGTGTGCACGCGACGATGAGGCTCTGCGCAAGGGATGTTCGCCGGGCTTTGCGCGCAGTTCTTCGACTTCTTGTGACGCCTGCCAGAAGAACAGGTACGGGCTGATCGTAGTGCCAAGGACGGCAACGACAGTGGTGAGGTAGTCGCCCGACAGCTGTACACGCGGGCGGACCACCGAAAGACCGACCTGGGCCCAGTCGACCGGCACGACGAACGCCACCGCAACGTATGCGAAGAGCACGATGGTCAGCCACTTCAGAAAGCGGGCGTAGCGTTCATAGGGAAGGCAGATCTGGAGGATGGCGGAGGATGCCCCAAGCGCAACAACATACAGTTGCTCGGGCCCGCGCACCAGCAACCCGATGGCGGCGCCCATGGCCGCGAGATCCGCTGCAATGTTGATCGTGTTGGCGACCGTGAGAAGGAGCACGAGAACGATCACGATCCAGCGGGGGCCAAAAGCCCGCATGTTGGAGGCAAGCCCTTTGCCCGTCACTCGCCCGATTCGTGCGCTGATCGTCTGGATGGCGACCATCAGCGGATAGGTCAACAGGAGCGTCCAGAGCAGCGCGAAACCGAATTTCGCGCCGGCTTGGGAATAGGTGCCAATTCCGCTGGGATCGTCGTCCGCGCCGCCCGTTACGAGCCCGGGCCCGAGCCGCGACAGCCATAAGCGCTCCGTCCGATCGGTCACGGCGATTTCGGGTTCGAGCTTTTCGTTATCGGCCACGGCGGTCATCCTGCAGCGCACGGGATGCGGTGTCGCGACGGATTCGCAAGTCTTGTGCCGGACGCTTGAGATTTTCGCGCGGACGTGGACATCGCCGGACGTGGGTTCGCTTGTGCTCTTTATTATTTTACATAATGCAAATTATCAACATTTTTGTGTGTAGTGGCTAAGTTCAAATGAGGACTCTGTTGTCAAGCCTTGCCGATCCGCAGGTATAAGAATCAGATTACATGGCGGCACCTCTGTCATTAAGGACGTAAAGGCGGCGTGCCCACGTGGCCATTCGAGTCTGGTCCAAGGTCGGGGTGTGATGCGCGTTCCAACCAGTGCCGGAACGAACTTCTATCCGTGCAAGGACATTGATGTCCTGCACCTCATGCAGCATGCGCGCAAGGCGCACTGGCAAACCCAGTTGCCGGCGCGCCCCATCTTTTGGGGCGGTCATCACGGTGTGATGACCCGCGGACATTGCGGGCGCGTCGACCTTTGATCAGAACGTATTCCTTGCCCAGCACGGCGTCGCAGGCCTGAGCAAGGCCCCGGCTGGAATCGCGCCGTGCTCCAGGTAGCGCCATAGCGCTATGGCGAGACGCCGTGCCAACGCAACGATGCTCACGCGCCGCATGGGTTTGCCATTGCCAGTAAAGCGACGGTTGAACCACTGGGTCAGGACGCTGTTGGGCTGCAGGCGCAGCCAGCGCCAGGCCAGTTCGACAAGCATCGTGCGTGCTCGCCTGTTACCGGCTTTGCGGATGCCCTGTTCGATCTGGCTGTCGCCGCTGTCGTAAGGCGTTGGCGTGAGTCCGAGACAGCCGGCGACCTCGCGCCGGTTGGCGAAACGTCGCCAGCCAAACACTTCCTTGACCAGTACCCAGGCGCCCTTGGGCCCGATCGCGCGCAGCCGGGCCAGTTGGGCGACCAGTGGGTGCTTGCCCTCGGCCAACTCGTCGCGGCGTGCGGATTCCAGCACCCTAGTCTGTTGCTTGACCAGCGCAAGCCGGATGCACTCGCGCTCGATCTCGTTGCATAGCATGGGCGGCACCAGCCCGCGGTGGTTTGCCCACCAGTTCGCCCAGTCACGTCCGCCGATGACGACCTGCGGACGCAGGTTGTGCAGCACCAGCAGTGACCGGATGCGGTTCATGTGGGCGACACGCTCCTGGGTCAGGCGGGCCAGTTCACGGTGCGCGCGGCGAGCGTCTTCCTGATCGGGCGTGGGCTCGCGCAGCACCGACCAGACGTGCTCGCCGGTGTGGTGGCGCCTGAGCATTGTCAGCAGCTTGTCGCCGTCGAGCCGGTCGGTCTTGGGGCGCCTCACGCGTCGGTTCACTTCGATGCTGGCGGCATCAACCACGACGTTGTCGATGCCTTGCTGGGTCAACCAGCGGTGCAGCCACCAGCCATCGCGACCGGCCTCATAGCAGGAATGCACCGCAGCCTGCGGAGAGAGCCGACAGCGCTCCTTCGCGCGGCGTACACAGTCGAGCACCGCTTCCGTGTCGCCAGCGCGCACACTGTAACGGCTTGGGCCACGCTGGCCATCGCTCACTGTCAATTTCCAGGATTTGTCGCCCAGCTCGAAGCTCATGTACAGCTCGCTCTGCATCGCCGTATTCTTTGCTTGTGGGACTGCTTGGGTCGTGGACATTTCCGTCTCCTTCGCACAGAGTCCCGTTTTAGTCAAACGGACCTTTCTCGGGTAGTCCCACATAGCATCTTTTGAGTTGCCCTTAGGCTGACCGGCCGCTGGAGGTCCAGCACCGGAGCTGCGATGGCCGCAACAGAACGGATAACCATGACGATGCGCGAGTTGGACCGCCTGAAGGTCATCGAGGCGGTCGCCGACACCCGACTATCGCGCGGTTGCAGAAGACGAATAGATTTCCGGCGCGGCTGGACCATCGACCTTGAGCATGCCCAGCGCCCCCTGATTGAAGGTGCGGAAAATCGAATGATCGACGAGCAGGAACGTGCCGGGCACTTCCGTGCGGAACTGAACGACCTTCGCACCACCGGCCGGAATGAGCGTCGTCTGCACGCTTTCTTCATAGTGTTTATATGAACCGTCCCAAACCCGATCGAAAATCGCGCCGATTACGTGGAAACTCGATACCAGATTTGGACCGCCATTACCCACAAACAGCCTGACCGTTTCTCCCACTTTCGCTTTCAATGCATTGTCGCCAGTCAGTGCGCCTTCTCTTCCGTTGAACAGTACATAAGTCGGCCGCTCGTCAATTGCCTTATTCATATCGAAAGTTTGCAGGCCTTGATCGTGATATTTGCCATTCGTGTAGAAGTCGCCCTGCATCACGTAATATTCGCGATCGACTTTCGGCAGCCCTTCGGGCGGATCGACTTCAATCATGCCGTACATGCCATTGGCAATATGCATGCCTACCGGCGCCGCAGCGCAGTGATAGACGAAAAGACCCGCGTTCAGCGCTTTGAAGGTGAACGTGGCATCGTGGCCCGGCGACGCGAGCGTCATTGCTGCGCCCCCGCCCGGCCCGGT
This genomic interval carries:
- a CDS encoding potassium channel family protein is translated as MWIFRVHEPRLGGLRIREWRRQVRLTVALLVLLLAGAATGLALLDQSSAPVSDKVFTALWDGFNLVTTLGDFTEFNQSQKTFMLLAMSATMVIGGFAVSRLTGMLSSDDVMAYRENRHMERKLERLANHVVVVGFHSLGELVANRLREAGQTVLVVVGDHEQAHRAADRGLMVVLGPPDVFDDVLKRARLESAKALIVTTPDSNNNLAITLLAHTLNASLAIVVPSENPLRKGLFESAGASDVIIGEELVANALVGKLTDRAAATAARPPRS
- a CDS encoding DUF4148 domain-containing protein, with the translated sequence MKSLGQTFVILIIASAPVASFAQSNTAVTPEQVRAELVQLEQAGYRPGDGDNTNYPADIQAAEARVAAQNGGTSYGGAVGGASASGAPTAAAGDGLKPIYFGQ
- a CDS encoding septal ring lytic transglycosylase RlpA family protein, whose amino-acid sequence is MKTLNPRSSTDMGSLTSSLRYLGVFAICALFAACGQIATKQSACTADACHARHEVVQSGEASWYAEKFQGRQTANGERFDPGALTAAHRTLPLGSYVRVRSMATGKSVVVRINDRGPYVKGRIIDLSYAAAKTLGLTDARSMRVRIERVENAQSAQSESDGGGVLTTGR
- a CDS encoding MFS transporter — encoded protein: MDTQPGIKPVIVAAVLANAMEWFDFTIFAAMTPIISKLFFPVSHGAAGADLNAILLTTALFGAGFFMRPVGGVLLGLYADKFGRKAGMTLGMGIMALAAAIMTFAPTYATAGLAAPFLMLAARLLQGFSIGGEFGTSTAFLIELAPPNRTGFFGSWQMSGQLMSTMLGAALGMVVTQVFTPEQQLAGAWRIPFAVGLLIAPLTVYLRRHASETYARIHAMPRARSTEVAAVKRGLSDYLIGMGMVVASTVTFYVTFGYTVTYAKQVLKLPVSESFMVQMIAAIVMLIVTPIAGALSDRYDRKTLLVGSLGAYLVAIYPLYAWVVAAPSVPRLLVTQIVIGVLSATFLGVYCTTLAEMFPKRTRATSLAVVNNVVVLIFGGFAQTFVTWLIALTGSPLAPVLYVMIGIALSLVAVMALKPGHFRQRSANTAQTAG
- a CDS encoding peroxidase-related enzyme (This protein belongs to a clade of uncharacterized proteins related to peroxidases such as the alkylhydroperoxidase AhpD.), with the protein product MTDIIRSHGFTNESLEWDAWLDVVDLDHATADQIAVLEESHPKAKVSDYYRFLVHQPEILRQRSAAFNAIMYAPGGLPRAERELSTIVVSRLNGCVYCASVHAQRFEQLARRNDVIRQVFADPHSAGTTRREEAIARFSAALTESPNGIGQDQLQALREAGLTDAEMLDLIHSIAIFAWANRLMLNLGEPVFPEPATAA
- a CDS encoding CMD domain-containing protein; its protein translation is MTYDTDGDIIDRVADLTPGSTTHALRHQRAKVVEATQGSYVALFDPALGGLTLVERLLVALYASRLAPSPALVAHYRAELAAHEVDAVTLAAVETGAPEDLSAPRLRAILAFTRTLIENPVAGDKAALQTLPAAGLTTPAIVALAQLIAFLSYQTRLVAGLQALKQLERAS
- a CDS encoding flavin-containing monooxygenase codes for the protein MNPTPSSSAGLAALETRLREDLAWLELPAKRWIPERTHDGRSVVNVAIVGGGMAGLALAAALDHLGIDAVIYDQSPRGFEGPWATTARMETLRSPKQLTGPALGLPSLTFRAWFEAQFGIEAWEALDKIPRLQWMEYLRWYRDVLDIDVRNEHRVTAITPRADGGVALSVTSPAGSETVFARHVVLATGRDGLGGPSTPAFARDLPRRFYAHSSDVLDYGTLRGKRVGVVGAGASAMDSAATALEAGAASVDLLIRRADIPRINKGKGAGNPGLTHGHVALSDDWKWRIRHYINVQQVPPPRGSTLRVSRHANARFNLGAPVTGIEQLDDELYVSTPKGVFVLDFIVFATGFRIDLASRPEFAPFARHVRAWKDRYAPPAGDDDIELADSPDLGPAFEFQEKTPGACPGLERIHCFCAPATLSHGALSGDIPAVSEGAKRLAQGLVATFYREDAELHYANMAAFAEPEVEGDEWAPAPPPPALAEREAK
- a CDS encoding LysR family transcriptional regulator, giving the protein MELRQLEAFAAVITTGSVTAAGRLLGRSQPAITRLIQELETEIGYALFTRNGPRVTPTEQGILLYEDVEHVLTGVHQIQKRAGEIGRGETRPLRIAATSALAAGLVPAALANTELAGAAQTIQLRSLPPEQVVHDVLTGAADIGVASLPLEHRGVVLHWIGQSACVAALRDDDPLARHDRLPLSACEGRRIVTMQNPYRLRRRLDHAFAQADVTPARLIETNSSMNALTAVRAGLGISVLEPVTAYGMPLAGVAIRTIDADIPYFFGVISRDAIALSPVAATLIDALADAARAVLPDFTLRASAEHAQVLQSLYGDLPVNKEALP
- a CDS encoding NRAMP family divalent metal transporter; the encoded protein is MADNEKLEPEIAVTDRTERLWLSRLGPGLVTGGADDDPSGIGTYSQAGAKFGFALLWTLLLTYPLMVAIQTISARIGRVTGKGLASNMRAFGPRWIVIVLVLLLTVANTINIAADLAAMGAAIGLLVRGPEQLYVVALGASSAILQICLPYERYARFLKWLTIVLFAYVAVAFVVPVDWAQVGLSVVRPRVQLSGDYLTTVVAVLGTTISPYLFFWQASQEVEELRAKPGEHPLRRASSSRAHRQFDRITVDTWVGMGVSNGVGFFIMLTAAATLHVHNISIQTSADAAKALAPIAGRFAALVFAAGIVGTGLLALPVLAGSAAYGAAGAFRWRNSLSLHLTLAREFYSVIVVAILGGVAMTFCHLDPVKALYWSAVANGLAAVPVMIVVMLMGTSQRLMGKYAISGILRFGGWTATVLMAVAAVGMFIPA
- a CDS encoding IS110 family RNA-guided transposase; this encodes MSTTQAVPQAKNTAMQSELYMSFELGDKSWKLTVSDGQRGPSRYSVRAGDTEAVLDCVRRAKERCRLSPQAAVHSCYEAGRDGWWLHRWLTQQGIDNVVVDAASIEVNRRVRRPKTDRLDGDKLLTMLRRHHTGEHVWSVLREPTPDQEDARRAHRELARLTQERVAHMNRIRSLLVLHNLRPQVVIGGRDWANWWANHRGLVPPMLCNEIERECIRLALVKQQTRVLESARRDELAEGKHPLVAQLARLRAIGPKGAWVLVKEVFGWRRFANRREVAGCLGLTPTPYDSGDSQIEQGIRKAGNRRARTMLVELAWRWLRLQPNSVLTQWFNRRFTGNGKPMRRVSIVALARRLAIALWRYLEHGAIPAGALLRPATPCWARNTF